A window from Vicingaceae bacterium encodes these proteins:
- the nqrB gene encoding Na(+)-translocating NADH-quinone reductase subunit B encodes MKALEKFMQKIKPDPNAKFPLAYWMWDGFYTFLFVPGHTTHSGAHIRDAVDLKRTMFSVIIALIPCLLFGIYNTGYQHYIAQGITNASFGDIVLVGLGKVLPLIVVSYVVGLGIEFIFCAINRHPIQEGFLVSGLLIPLIMPADVPLWMVAVSTAFAVIFAKEVFGGTGMNFVNVALVARAFLFFAYPTMISGTSVWYADAPFSGTVDAVTGATALGDAAANMPIQDFTAKYSLMDSFIGLIPGSIGETSALACLLGGLFLLITGVASWRVMLSVFLGGWVMASIFNAFGANTLMQIPALHHLVIGGFAFGAVFMATDPVTAAQTNTGKYIYGFLIGVFAILIRVFNPAYPEGMMLAILFMNVMAPLIDHYVIQANIKRRLARKPVIYPKLKENTSVTTH; translated from the coding sequence ATGAAAGCACTTGAAAAATTTATGCAAAAAATCAAGCCCGATCCTAATGCCAAGTTTCCATTGGCATATTGGATGTGGGATGGGTTTTATACTTTTTTGTTTGTCCCCGGCCATACGACTCATAGCGGGGCTCACATACGTGATGCCGTTGATCTCAAAAGGACAATGTTCTCGGTTATCATTGCTTTAATACCATGCTTACTTTTCGGTATTTACAATACAGGTTATCAGCATTATATCGCACAGGGTATTACCAATGCTTCTTTTGGAGATATTGTTTTGGTAGGATTAGGTAAGGTATTGCCTTTGATTGTTGTTTCTTATGTTGTCGGATTAGGAATTGAATTTATTTTTTGTGCCATCAATCGCCATCCTATCCAGGAAGGCTTTTTGGTTTCGGGGCTTTTGATACCTTTGATTATGCCTGCCGATGTACCTTTATGGATGGTGGCTGTATCCACGGCGTTTGCCGTGATTTTTGCCAAAGAGGTTTTTGGAGGTACGGGAATGAATTTTGTCAATGTGGCATTGGTAGCACGTGCATTTTTGTTTTTTGCTTATCCCACCATGATATCCGGAACGTCTGTATGGTATGCCGATGCTCCTTTCAGCGGAACCGTAGATGCGGTGACAGGAGCCACAGCTCTGGGAGACGCTGCGGCCAACATGCCCATACAAGATTTCACGGCTAAATATTCGTTGATGGATTCTTTCATAGGTTTAATTCCCGGATCCATTGGCGAAACAAGTGCTCTTGCCTGTTTGCTGGGCGGTTTGTTTTTATTGATTACCGGAGTGGCAAGTTGGAGGGTCATGTTGAGTGTGTTTTTGGGAGGCTGGGTGATGGCTTCCATTTTTAATGCTTTTGGAGCCAACACGTTGATGCAGATACCCGCCTTACATCATTTAGTGATCGGAGGGTTCGCTTTTGGGGCCGTATTCATGGCAACAGATCCGGTAACGGCAGCTCAAACCAATACAGGTAAATATATTTATGGTTTCCTGATAGGTGTTTTTGCCATTTTAATAAGAGTTTTCAACCCCGCTTATCCGGAAGGGATGATGCTGGCAATTTTGTTTATGAATGTGATGGCTCCACTGATAGATCACTATGTTATTCAAGCCAATATCAAGCGCCGTTTGGCTAGAAAACCGGTGATTTATCCAAAATTAAAAGAAAATACAAGTGTAACAACACATTAA
- the nqrA gene encoding Na(+)-translocating NADH-quinone reductase subunit A, whose amino-acid sequence MSKNIKITRGFDIRLVGEPEKIINNSGQSKTYALKPTDFFGVVPKLMVKQGDEVKAGSPLFYDKKRPNIIFTSPVSGIVSEIVRGEKRKLLEIRITADSEIQYEKFEIPQKLERQQIVELLLKSGLWAFIRQRPYGIIADPDDVPRDIFISAFDSNPLGPDNDLIVHGQGELFQFGLDLIKQLTPGKLHLSIRGDEKPSGVFRNAKNVEIHTFSGPHPAGNVGVQIHHIAPICKGEVVWTLTPQDVLTIAKFFKTGTVDYTRVVAVGGSGIQSPKHFRTIAGVSMAALLENNLKNDREYRIISGSVLTGTKVDKNGYLGFYDYQVSVIPEGGQPEFLGWLLPGFNKFSLSGLFPSKLLPSRKYDLDTSMHGEERPFVVSGQYEKVFPFDIYPVQLLKAILVEDLELMEKLGIYEVVPEDFALCEVICTSKINSQEIVKKGIELAIKEL is encoded by the coding sequence ATGTCAAAAAATATAAAGATAACCAGGGGATTTGATATCCGCCTGGTTGGTGAGCCGGAAAAAATTATCAATAACTCCGGACAATCTAAGACCTACGCATTGAAGCCAACCGATTTTTTTGGCGTTGTTCCGAAGTTGATGGTGAAGCAGGGAGATGAAGTTAAAGCAGGGTCTCCGTTATTTTATGACAAAAAAAGACCTAACATAATTTTCACTTCTCCGGTGAGTGGAATTGTGTCAGAAATAGTCAGAGGGGAAAAAAGAAAGTTGTTGGAAATAAGAATCACGGCAGATAGTGAGATTCAGTATGAAAAATTTGAAATACCTCAAAAATTAGAAAGACAACAAATCGTAGAACTATTATTGAAAAGCGGATTATGGGCATTTATACGTCAACGCCCTTATGGCATCATTGCCGATCCTGACGATGTGCCAAGAGATATATTTATTTCCGCATTTGACTCCAATCCCTTGGGGCCTGACAATGATTTAATTGTGCATGGTCAGGGAGAATTGTTTCAATTTGGTCTGGATCTAATCAAACAACTTACTCCCGGAAAACTTCACTTAAGCATCAGAGGCGATGAAAAGCCCAGTGGGGTATTTAGAAATGCTAAGAATGTAGAAATACACACTTTCAGTGGTCCACATCCTGCCGGAAACGTAGGGGTGCAAATACATCATATTGCACCGATTTGTAAAGGTGAGGTAGTGTGGACACTTACACCGCAAGACGTGCTGACTATAGCAAAATTCTTTAAAACCGGCACGGTAGATTATACTCGTGTAGTGGCTGTGGGAGGTTCGGGGATACAATCTCCGAAACATTTTAGAACAATTGCAGGGGTATCCATGGCCGCATTGTTGGAAAACAATCTTAAAAACGATAGAGAATACCGCATTATTAGTGGAAGTGTGCTTACGGGAACCAAAGTGGATAAAAACGGATATTTGGGATTTTATGATTATCAGGTATCGGTGATTCCGGAAGGTGGTCAACCTGAGTTTTTGGGATGGTTGTTGCCCGGATTTAACAAATTCAGCTTATCGGGATTGTTTCCGTCAAAATTATTGCCTTCACGCAAGTATGATCTCGATACATCCATGCACGGTGAGGAACGTCCATTTGTAGTAAGTGGTCAGTATGAAAAGGTGTTTCCGTTTGATATATATCCGGTTCAATTATTAAAAGCAATTTTAGTGGAAGATTTGGAATTGATGGAGAAATTAGGTATTTACGAAGTTGTTCCGGAAGATTTTGCTCTCTGTGAAGTTATTTGCACAAGTAAAATCAATTCGCAAGAAATTGTAAAAAAAGGAATAGAATTGGCAATTAAAGAATTATAA
- the etfA gene encoding electron transfer flavoprotein subunit alpha, with the protein MSAILVYLGTHDNKLDKSAYEIASYAVALGEKTGLPVTGLVLGNAENIDQIGQYGLSKVMQHNAGFYKDFDATLYAKAVHEAAKQVSAEYVLLSHDYTGKSIAPFLSVYMKAGLVTTAVALPEINGDECIVKRNVFSGKALAYVKIKTPVKIIALLPNAYGKTKKEATVQVEQVSLSVDESVRKVKVKEVKKVIGKVSLTEADIVVSAGRGLKGPENWKMIEELAELLGAATACSRPVADAGWRPHHEHVGQTGTAIRPNLYIAIGISGAIQHLAGVNGSKVIVVINTDPEAPFFKAADYGIVGDAFQVVPKLIESYKQWKSQHA; encoded by the coding sequence ATGTCAGCGATATTGGTATATTTAGGTACTCATGACAATAAACTTGACAAAAGTGCATACGAGATAGCAAGTTATGCTGTGGCATTAGGGGAAAAAACCGGATTGCCCGTTACGGGTCTTGTGCTTGGTAATGCCGAAAATATTGACCAAATAGGGCAATACGGGTTGAGTAAGGTTATGCAGCACAATGCCGGATTTTACAAGGATTTTGATGCAACATTGTATGCCAAAGCAGTTCATGAAGCAGCAAAACAAGTTTCGGCAGAATATGTTTTGTTATCGCACGATTATACGGGAAAGTCCATAGCTCCTTTTTTGTCAGTATATATGAAAGCGGGATTGGTTACCACCGCGGTTGCATTGCCTGAAATCAACGGAGATGAATGTATTGTCAAAAGAAATGTATTTTCAGGTAAAGCATTGGCCTATGTAAAAATTAAAACACCTGTTAAAATAATCGCATTGTTGCCCAATGCATATGGAAAAACAAAAAAAGAAGCCACTGTGCAGGTAGAACAGGTGTCGCTTTCTGTGGACGAATCTGTGAGAAAAGTAAAAGTAAAAGAGGTTAAAAAAGTTATCGGAAAGGTATCTTTAACCGAGGCGGATATTGTAGTGTCTGCAGGAAGAGGGTTAAAAGGACCCGAAAATTGGAAAATGATAGAAGAATTGGCCGAATTGTTGGGTGCAGCCACGGCATGTTCACGTCCGGTTGCCGATGCAGGCTGGAGGCCACATCATGAGCATGTCGGTCAAACAGGAACAGCCATAAGACCAAACTTGTATATTGCAATCGGTATTTCGGGAGCTATACAACATTTGGCAGGGGTGAACGGAAGTAAAGTCATAGTGGTGATCAATACTGATCCTGAAGCACCATTTTTCAAAGCAGCCGATTATGGAATTGTTGGGGATGCTTTTCAAGTGGTTCCAAAATTGATCGAGTCATATAAACAATGGAAATCTCAACACGCTTAA
- the nqrC gene encoding Na(+)-translocating NADH-quinone reductase subunit C, which translates to MSVDVNSNKYTFVFAIVMTLIVSVILAFTSETLKPLQKKNIEREKMQNILSSVGMNVSRDEAEDAFKKYIVESYVFDANGNKKAGVEAFQVDILTEFKSGGQKNFPVFVYKGDDGKVKYIIPMVGKGLWGPIWGYLALDEDKNTIAGAVFDHKGETPGLGAEISQPWFQAQFVGKKLFDENGNFKSVIVVKGGADDNDPHGVDAISGGTITSNGVTEMIERTMKTYEPFLKNKQV; encoded by the coding sequence ATGAGTGTAGATGTAAATAGCAATAAATATACGTTTGTTTTTGCAATAGTAATGACATTGATAGTTTCCGTTATACTTGCTTTTACTTCGGAAACATTAAAACCCCTGCAAAAGAAAAATATCGAGCGTGAAAAAATGCAAAACATACTATCGAGTGTGGGGATGAATGTAAGCAGGGACGAAGCAGAGGATGCATTCAAAAAATACATAGTGGAATCGTATGTATTTGATGCAAATGGAAATAAAAAAGCAGGTGTAGAAGCTTTTCAAGTGGATATTTTGACAGAATTTAAATCGGGAGGTCAAAAAAATTTCCCCGTATTTGTTTATAAAGGAGATGATGGAAAGGTGAAATATATTATTCCCATGGTGGGCAAAGGTCTATGGGGACCTATTTGGGGATATTTGGCATTGGACGAAGATAAAAATACAATTGCCGGTGCTGTCTTTGATCATAAAGGAGAAACTCCCGGGTTGGGTGCCGAAATCAGTCAACCATGGTTTCAAGCACAATTTGTCGGTAAAAAATTGTTTGACGAAAATGGTAATTTTAAATCGGTAATTGTTGTTAAAGGAGGTGCCGATGACAATGACCCGCATGGGGTTGATGCAATTTCCGGAGGCACAATTACCAGTAATGGCGTTACGGAAATGATAGAACGAACCATGAAAACTTATGAACCTTTTTTAAAAAATAAACAAGTATGA
- the yeiM gene encoding nucleoside transporter: MPCHYLNSISFESIGRGTIGLAFLVGILWLFSENKRAVDWKLILKGLLLQFILALLIFKVPVVQHLFEQAGKFFLKVISFANFGIEFLIRSFDSGLVESPLKNFLFIILPTLIYFSALTSLLYFLGILQKIVQAFAWLMRFFMRISGAEALSAAGNIFLGQTEAPLLVKPYLHSMNRSEIMCLMTGGMATIAGGVLASYVKFLGGNDPAEQLFYAKHLLAASVMNAPAAIIAAKLLVPQTADVSDKLIISEEKIGRNALEAIANGTTDGIKLAVNVAGMLLVFIALIYLGNFLLGDIVGKYTGLNGLIKEYTSYDKLSFQMILGVIGAPIVWLIGVPSEDILLVGQLLGEKTILNEFYAYVSLGSMKAQNIFVHKKSLVMATYVLCGFANFASIGIQIGGIGSLAPNQRTLLSQLGFKALLGGTVASLLTAVIAGMLI, encoded by the coding sequence ATGCCTTGCCATTATCTTAATAGCATTTCATTTGAATCAATAGGAAGAGGGACAATTGGGCTGGCATTTTTAGTAGGAATCCTTTGGTTGTTTAGTGAAAATAAACGTGCAGTTGATTGGAAACTGATTTTAAAAGGACTTCTGCTTCAGTTTATTTTGGCTTTGTTGATTTTTAAAGTGCCGGTTGTTCAACATCTTTTTGAACAAGCCGGCAAGTTTTTTTTGAAAGTAATATCTTTTGCCAATTTCGGGATAGAATTTCTGATCAGGAGTTTTGATTCGGGGTTGGTAGAATCTCCGTTGAAAAATTTCCTTTTCATTATTTTACCTACATTGATTTATTTTTCAGCTCTAACTAGCTTGTTGTATTTTTTGGGCATCTTACAAAAAATCGTTCAAGCATTTGCTTGGCTGATGAGGTTTTTTATGCGAATCAGTGGAGCTGAGGCCTTGTCGGCAGCCGGTAATATTTTTCTTGGGCAAACAGAAGCACCATTATTGGTCAAGCCATATTTGCACAGCATGAACCGTTCGGAAATTATGTGCTTGATGACCGGCGGCATGGCAACCATAGCCGGTGGGGTGCTTGCATCTTACGTAAAGTTTCTTGGAGGCAATGACCCGGCAGAACAATTGTTTTATGCCAAACATTTATTGGCTGCATCCGTTATGAATGCACCGGCAGCCATTATAGCTGCAAAACTTTTGGTGCCACAGACAGCCGATGTGTCAGATAAACTGATAATAAGCGAAGAAAAAATCGGACGGAATGCACTTGAAGCCATCGCCAACGGCACAACAGACGGAATTAAACTGGCTGTGAATGTAGCCGGGATGTTATTGGTATTTATTGCATTAATCTATCTGGGCAATTTTTTATTGGGCGATATTGTCGGAAAATATACCGGATTGAATGGCCTCATCAAAGAGTATACATCATACGATAAATTGAGTTTTCAAATGATTTTGGGTGTCATAGGAGCACCAATTGTTTGGTTGATAGGGGTGCCTTCTGAGGATATTTTGTTGGTAGGTCAACTTTTGGGTGAGAAAACCATTTTGAATGAGTTTTATGCTTACGTATCATTAGGATCGATGAAGGCACAAAACATATTTGTCCATAAAAAATCTTTAGTCATGGCAACGTATGTTTTATGTGGTTTTGCAAATTTTGCTTCAATAGGCATTCAAATCGGAGGCATTGGAAGTTTAGCGCCAAATCAACGCACTCTATTGTCGCAATTGGGATTTAAGGCACTCTTGGGAGGAACAGTTGCATCATTATTAACGGCTGTTATTGCCGGGATGTTGATATGA
- the etfB gene encoding electron transfer flavoprotein subunit alpha produces MKLLVCIANVPDTTAKISFKDNNTKFDETGVQFIMNPYDEWYALVRALELKESLGGSVTVIHVGPAANEPTIRKALAIGADDAVRINAPDKDSFYVANQIASFAKDKGYDIIFCGKETIDYNGSQIGGMIAGLLDLPFVSYATKLDFKDGVATIEREIQGGKEVVEVSGPFVVSASKGMAEARIPNMRGIMAARTKPLLVVDPFESEELTEYVKFEVPEKKKECKYIDPENPGQLWDLLHNEAKVI; encoded by the coding sequence ATGAAATTATTAGTGTGTATCGCCAATGTGCCGGATACTACGGCAAAAATTTCTTTTAAAGACAATAATACGAAGTTTGACGAAACAGGAGTTCAGTTTATCATGAATCCTTACGATGAATGGTATGCATTAGTTCGGGCGTTGGAGTTGAAAGAGTCGTTGGGTGGCTCGGTGACTGTAATTCATGTGGGGCCGGCTGCCAATGAGCCTACTATCAGAAAAGCACTGGCTATAGGTGCCGATGATGCTGTAAGGATTAATGCTCCGGATAAGGACTCTTTTTATGTGGCCAATCAGATTGCATCGTTTGCAAAGGACAAGGGCTATGACATAATTTTTTGTGGCAAGGAAACAATAGATTACAATGGTTCTCAGATCGGAGGAATGATTGCGGGCCTTTTGGATTTGCCTTTTGTGTCTTATGCTACAAAGTTAGATTTTAAAGATGGTGTGGCTACTATCGAACGTGAAATACAGGGAGGGAAAGAAGTTGTGGAGGTGAGCGGTCCTTTTGTGGTCTCGGCATCAAAAGGAATGGCCGAAGCAAGAATTCCCAATATGAGAGGTATCATGGCTGCAAGGACTAAACCGCTCCTAGTAGTTGATCCCTTTGAATCGGAAGAACTAACTGAATATGTGAAATTTGAAGTGCCCGAAAAGAAAAAAGAATGTAAATATATTGATCCGGAAAATCCGGGACAACTCTGGGATTTGTTACACAACGAAGCAAAAGTTATTTAA
- a CDS encoding ABC transporter ATP-binding protein: MEHISPNNQSFLDIILGVFRNYRKEILQIYGLGLLYAILSFIFPVSVQLLINFIQGAYYSVSLYMIISLATIALIFAAILQIHQFRIIEYIEQKLFHRYSFEFVRKFPLLDYISVMYKIPRDMANRFFDMVSIQKSVQKILIDFSFTSIQIVLGFIILIFYHPVFLGLLLIISLILYIAFKLTFYQGLDLGLRYSKYKYDISFWIEEVSEDFIAYKLAGRTDHHFKTLDELMNRYLKMKNGYYDILEQQYIVFNTIKIISILFFLIAGSVLVIEQKMNLGEFVASEIIISLLISSFDKVIILMRTIYELIVSYHKINEVLAEKEEDISSTLNIVDNFDEGIEINFRNVTVKDQENKIILDDIDLHIKSNEKILIVGDDFNAKAAFLRLCTTLIRPSEGEIYFNRKPLISYNIQNLRYHIGSFLNHDYLFKGKIIDNITLGRPNTDLNFILHMADKIDCISTINRLPKGFDTEILSHGVNFSDTMVNKLLFLRAVCIQPKLLVFENLLYNNQDDDIETFLNIITDSANYHWTLICSSKNSKYKKYFDRVVYFKDGKIDLIEKIN, from the coding sequence ATGGAACACATTTCCCCAAATAATCAATCATTTTTAGACATTATACTTGGAGTATTCCGCAATTACCGTAAAGAAATATTGCAGATTTACGGCTTGGGCTTGTTGTATGCCATACTCTCATTCATTTTTCCGGTAAGCGTTCAATTATTGATTAACTTCATACAAGGCGCTTATTATTCTGTTTCACTTTACATGATTATCTCATTGGCAACCATTGCACTGATTTTTGCTGCCATTTTGCAAATACACCAATTCAGAATTATCGAATACATCGAACAAAAACTTTTTCACCGTTATAGTTTTGAATTTGTCAGAAAATTCCCCTTGCTAGATTATATTTCGGTGATGTATAAAATTCCAAGAGATATGGCCAACCGTTTTTTTGATATGGTCAGTATCCAAAAATCCGTCCAAAAAATTCTTATCGATTTTTCCTTTACCTCAATCCAGATTGTCTTAGGTTTCATCATATTGATTTTTTATCATCCGGTTTTTTTGGGTCTTTTGCTTATCATTTCTTTGATTCTGTATATTGCTTTTAAATTGACCTTTTATCAAGGACTGGATTTAGGTCTTCGCTATTCAAAGTATAAATATGATATCTCCTTTTGGATTGAAGAAGTGAGCGAAGATTTTATTGCTTACAAATTGGCAGGCAGAACCGACCATCATTTTAAAACGCTCGACGAATTGATGAACCGATATTTGAAAATGAAAAATGGTTATTATGACATTTTAGAACAACAATATATTGTATTTAATACCATCAAAATCATTTCCATACTTTTTTTTCTCATTGCCGGAAGTGTTCTGGTTATCGAACAAAAAATGAATCTTGGAGAATTTGTGGCTTCCGAAATTATCATCAGTTTGCTTATTTCATCGTTTGATAAAGTGATTATATTGATGCGTACGATTTATGAATTGATCGTTTCTTATCATAAAATCAATGAAGTATTGGCCGAAAAAGAGGAAGATATTAGCTCTACTTTGAACATAGTAGATAACTTTGATGAAGGCATCGAAATAAATTTCAGAAACGTTACTGTAAAAGACCAAGAAAACAAGATTATTCTCGATGATATAGATTTGCATATCAAATCAAACGAAAAAATTCTCATCGTTGGTGACGACTTCAATGCCAAAGCTGCCTTTTTGCGTCTTTGCACCACACTGATTCGTCCGAGTGAAGGAGAAATTTACTTCAACCGCAAACCTTTGATTTCTTACAACATTCAAAATCTGCGCTACCATATAGGATCATTTTTGAACCATGATTATCTTTTCAAAGGAAAGATTATCGATAACATTACCTTAGGAAGACCTAATACTGATTTAAATTTCATCCTTCATATGGCCGATAAAATCGACTGCATCTCCACCATCAACCGTTTGCCTAAGGGTTTTGATACTGAGATTTTATCACATGGTGTAAACTTTTCGGATACCATGGTCAACAAACTGCTTTTTTTAAGAGCCGTATGCATTCAACCAAAGTTGTTGGTGTTCGAAAATCTATTATACAACAACCAGGATGACGATATCGAAACTTTTCTAAACATTATCACAGATTCAGCGAATTACCATTGGACTTTGATTTGTTCGTCGAAAAACTCAAAATACAAAAAATATTTTGACCGAGTT
- the nqrF gene encoding Na(+)-translocating NADH-quinone reductase subunit F, translating into MYLLNATTIVLLAAGVFFLVIFLLITVLLWAKSKLTTSGPVKIIINDKKELVVEAGSTLLTTLGNNKILLPSACGGGGTCAMCKCQVLEGGGEILPTEVPHFSRKQIQDHWRLACQVKVKQDMKIRIPDEVFGIKKWECTVVSNYNVASFIKEFVVQLPEGENLEFEAGGYIQIDVPVITVDFKDIDITAHPKYHKNPNEFQSEWDKYNLWSLKMVNTEPQFRAYSMANHPAEGNIIMLNVRIATPPWDRQKNTWMDVNPGVCSSYIFSRKPGDKVTISGPYGEFHIKHTGAEMIYIGGGAGMAPLRSHLFHLFHTLKERNRKVSFWYGGRSRRELFYIEDFREIEKEFPNFKFYVVLSEPLPEDNWKVKKSLDDPEGDGFVGFVHQALIDNYLSKHEAPEDIEYYFCGPPAMNAAVLKMCEEFGVPEENISFDDFGG; encoded by the coding sequence ATGTATCTATTAAATGCTACAACAATTGTTTTGCTTGCTGCCGGTGTTTTTTTCCTGGTGATATTTTTATTGATTACTGTTTTGCTTTGGGCAAAAAGTAAATTAACCACCAGCGGTCCGGTTAAAATTATCATAAACGACAAAAAAGAACTGGTAGTAGAAGCAGGATCCACTTTATTGACCACCCTGGGTAACAATAAAATACTTTTGCCTTCTGCATGTGGTGGAGGAGGAACCTGTGCCATGTGTAAATGTCAGGTTCTTGAAGGTGGGGGTGAGATATTACCAACTGAAGTACCACATTTTTCAAGAAAACAAATTCAGGATCATTGGCGTTTGGCTTGTCAGGTGAAAGTTAAACAGGACATGAAGATCCGCATACCCGACGAAGTTTTTGGTATCAAAAAATGGGAGTGCACAGTTGTTTCAAATTACAATGTGGCTTCATTTATCAAAGAATTTGTAGTACAACTTCCGGAAGGAGAAAACTTGGAATTTGAAGCCGGTGGGTATATTCAGATTGATGTGCCTGTGATTACTGTAGATTTCAAAGATATTGACATAACAGCACATCCAAAATACCATAAAAATCCAAATGAATTTCAATCCGAATGGGACAAATACAACCTTTGGTCTTTAAAAATGGTCAATACTGAACCACAATTCAGAGCATATTCAATGGCAAATCATCCAGCCGAAGGCAACATTATCATGCTAAATGTGAGAATTGCCACACCACCCTGGGATCGTCAAAAAAATACATGGATGGATGTGAATCCCGGAGTTTGCTCATCATACATATTTTCAAGAAAGCCCGGGGATAAAGTGACAATTTCCGGACCTTACGGTGAGTTTCATATAAAGCACACCGGAGCCGAAATGATTTATATAGGTGGTGGTGCAGGAATGGCTCCGCTTCGTTCTCACTTGTTTCATCTTTTCCATACTTTGAAAGAAAGAAACAGAAAAGTGAGTTTTTGGTATGGAGGGCGTTCAAGACGTGAATTGTTTTATATTGAGGATTTCAGGGAGATAGAAAAAGAATTTCCAAACTTTAAGTTTTATGTGGTATTGAGTGAACCCTTGCCGGAAGATAATTGGAAAGTGAAAAAGAGCCTTGATGATCCGGAAGGGGATGGATTTGTGGGCTTTGTGCATCAAGCATTGATAGACAATTATCTTTCAAAGCATGAAGCTCCGGAAGATATTGAGTATTATTTCTGTGGTCCACCTGCAATGAATGCCGCAGTGTTAAAGATGTGCGAAGAGTTTGGTGTTCCTGAAGAAAACATCTCGTTCGACGATTTTGGAGGTTAA
- the nqrD gene encoding Na(+)-translocating NADH-quinone reductase subunit D, translated as MSEVAEKQQVKEPLFSPKNMRLIKDPLNDNNPITVQVLGICSALAITVQMKQALVMAISVLFVVAGSNVIISLMRNYIPNRIRIIVQLVVVASLVIIVDQVLKAFVYDVSKQLSVFVGLIITNCIVMGRLEAFALGNTPWKSFLDGIGNSLGYGIILIIVAFFRELFGSGKLMGVQIIPDSFYEMGYFNNGLMILPPMALITVGVIIWVQRSYNKKLIEK; from the coding sequence ATGAGTGAAGTAGCCGAAAAACAACAGGTGAAAGAGCCCTTGTTTTCACCGAAAAACATGCGGCTTATAAAAGATCCGCTAAACGACAACAATCCAATCACCGTGCAGGTGTTGGGTATTTGTTCGGCCTTGGCTATTACCGTGCAAATGAAGCAGGCATTGGTAATGGCAATTTCAGTATTGTTTGTAGTGGCCGGATCAAACGTGATTATATCTTTGATGAGAAACTACATACCAAACCGTATAAGGATTATTGTTCAATTGGTCGTGGTGGCTTCATTGGTAATCATTGTGGATCAAGTTCTGAAAGCATTTGTTTATGATGTTAGTAAACAATTATCGGTATTTGTGGGGCTTATTATTACCAATTGCATTGTAATGGGTCGTCTTGAGGCCTTTGCATTAGGAAATACTCCCTGGAAATCATTCCTTGACGGAATAGGAAACTCTTTGGGTTATGGAATAATTTTGATAATTGTCGCTTTTTTCAGAGAATTGTTTGGTTCAGGCAAATTGATGGGCGTACAGATCATCCCTGATTCATTTTATGAAATGGGATATTTTAATAATGGTTTGATGATTTTGCCACCGATGGCACTTATTACCGTGGGGGTGATTATCTGGGTTCAAAGAAGTTACAATAAAAAATTAATCGAAAAATAA
- the nqrE gene encoding Na(+)-translocating NADH-quinone reductase subunit E translates to MEYVNIFVKSVFIENMIFAYFLGMCSYLAVSKTVKTAFGLGLAVIFVELITVPFNYLLENYMLKAGALSWLSPSLANVDLSFLSFIMFIAVIATIVQIVEMAVEKFAPALYGALGIFLPLIAVNCAILGASLFMQERQYANIGEATAFALGAGVGWFLAIVAIAAIREKIRYSHVPAPLKGLGITFIITGLMGIAFMSFMGIKI, encoded by the coding sequence ATGGAATACGTAAACATATTCGTAAAATCAGTTTTTATAGAGAACATGATTTTTGCCTATTTTTTGGGCATGTGTTCTTATCTGGCCGTGTCAAAAACCGTTAAAACGGCATTTGGTTTAGGATTGGCTGTTATTTTTGTTGAATTAATTACGGTTCCTTTCAATTATTTATTGGAAAATTATATGTTGAAGGCAGGTGCCTTGTCTTGGTTGAGTCCTTCTTTGGCAAATGTTGATTTGAGTTTCTTGAGCTTTATAATGTTTATTGCAGTTATTGCCACAATTGTGCAAATAGTGGAAATGGCGGTTGAAAAATTTGCTCCTGCTTTATATGGTGCTTTGGGTATTTTTTTACCACTGATTGCCGTAAATTGTGCTATTTTAGGGGCTTCATTATTTATGCAAGAACGTCAATATGCCAATATCGGAGAAGCTACTGCTTTTGCTTTAGGTGCCGGTGTGGGTTGGTTTCTCGCTATAGTGGCTATTGCCGCCATAAGAGAAAAAATCCGTTATTCGCATGTTCCTGCACCGCTTAAAGGGTTGGGAATAACTTTTATTATTACAGGTTTGATGGGAATTGCTTTTATGAGTTTTATGGGAATTAAAATATAA